A single Clostridium sp. AN503 DNA region contains:
- a CDS encoding AraC family transcriptional regulator, which translates to MGKEILCAAVERLREEFGVLDWTYHNYPGEDQEEKMFYWPGAPEDEIMVVVHQSRGRQELFHRHDYFYFNYTYQGEYDSISFKYDNRITIQEGELYAGQPFAGHALCVHDDKETTIIGVLVQKDTFCRAFLPMLSANTKLFHFLLDPSTNKFSDEYIHYKIEDDCNIRALLEMMVVEYANRQEDTQVVLKSLTLSFLIQVARQYVNVNRETANESPSEKIVQYIGEHVDTVTLKEIAKHFSYHPNYVSTLLHREVGKSFSEILLELRMERAVILLRGTKLPVEEISSVLGYSNSSNFYKAFRDYYHVSPREYIKVGTDMKRN; encoded by the coding sequence GTGGGAAAAGAAATTTTATGTGCGGCAGTCGAGAGATTGCGGGAAGAATTTGGGGTGTTGGACTGGACATATCATAATTATCCCGGTGAAGATCAAGAGGAAAAAATGTTTTATTGGCCCGGTGCGCCGGAAGATGAAATTATGGTGGTCGTCCATCAGAGCAGAGGACGGCAAGAGTTGTTTCACCGGCATGATTACTTCTACTTCAATTACACCTATCAGGGCGAATACGATTCCATTAGTTTTAAGTACGATAACCGTATTACGATTCAGGAGGGGGAACTGTATGCAGGCCAGCCCTTTGCCGGTCACGCTCTTTGTGTCCATGACGACAAGGAAACAACGATCATCGGCGTACTGGTTCAGAAGGACACTTTTTGTCGGGCCTTTTTACCAATGCTTTCCGCCAACACAAAGCTGTTTCATTTTCTGCTTGACCCGTCGACCAACAAATTTTCTGATGAATATATTCATTACAAAATTGAGGACGACTGCAACATACGGGCGCTTCTTGAAATGATGGTAGTAGAGTATGCCAACCGGCAAGAGGACACACAGGTTGTCTTGAAGTCGCTCACATTGTCATTTCTTATTCAGGTTGCGCGTCAATATGTCAATGTGAATCGGGAGACTGCAAATGAAAGCCCTTCGGAAAAAATCGTACAGTATATCGGGGAACACGTTGATACCGTGACGCTCAAAGAAATTGCAAAGCATTTTTCGTATCACCCTAATTATGTTTCAACATTGTTGCACCGGGAAGTTGGGAAGTCCTTTTCAGAAATTTTATTGGAATTACGAATGGAACGGGCGGTAATCCTTTTGAGAGGGACAAAACTGCCGGTTGAAGAGATTTCCTCCGTATTGGGTTATAGCAACAGCAGCAATTTTTACAAAGCTTTTCGGGATTACTACCATGTTTCTCCAAGAGAATACATAAAGGTGGGGACTGATATGAAAAGAAATTAG
- a CDS encoding MATE family efflux transporter, whose protein sequence is MEEKESGGGKTVFYKKLFVLVLPIAFQQFMLAAVSASDALMLGFVNQDSLSAVSLAGQITFVFNLFMGGLTMGTSILTAQYYGKGDVNAIERIFAYVTRVSFLISAVFFLASLFMPNQLMRIFTSELQLITGGSVYLRIVAASYLFTGISQIYLCILKNTRYAMKSMVIGSSAVVINIFLNAALIFGLVFFPKMGIAGAALATSISKFLEMLWAYVESLRKNRIRLRMKYCFAVDRLLVLDYWKYTVPMMGDYLVWGCGFTMYSVIMGHLGSDAVAANSIANIVKNLIVSFCTGLANGGGIIVGNELGMGNLKQAKLYGGLLWKMAVIGGVASGLLLLVLSPLILNVTVLSSQATEYLKWMLLFCACYMVAKAINMTTIAGIFPSGGDSKFGLVCDAITMWIFAVPAGFLAAFYWNLPVVVVFLIINLDEVVKLPAAIIHYRKYGWLKNITRELGEKQVH, encoded by the coding sequence ATGGAAGAAAAAGAGTCAGGTGGTGGGAAAACAGTCTTTTATAAAAAGCTGTTTGTCCTTGTGCTGCCAATCGCATTTCAACAATTTATGCTGGCGGCGGTGAGTGCTTCGGACGCTCTCATGCTCGGATTTGTTAATCAGGATTCCCTGTCGGCGGTATCGTTGGCCGGGCAAATCACCTTTGTGTTCAACCTGTTTATGGGCGGGTTGACAATGGGAACAAGCATTTTGACTGCACAATACTACGGAAAGGGTGACGTAAACGCTATTGAGAGAATATTTGCATATGTCACAAGGGTTTCCTTTTTAATTTCAGCAGTTTTCTTTTTAGCGTCCCTTTTTATGCCCAATCAGTTAATGCGGATTTTTACCAGCGAGCTGCAACTAATAACGGGCGGCAGCGTTTATCTTCGTATTGTAGCAGCGTCCTATCTTTTCACCGGCATATCGCAAATTTACCTTTGTATCTTGAAAAATACAAGGTATGCCATGAAAAGCATGGTGATTGGGTCAAGCGCCGTTGTTATCAATATTTTCTTAAATGCCGCGCTGATCTTTGGGCTGGTCTTTTTCCCCAAAATGGGAATTGCGGGCGCTGCCCTTGCCACCTCTATTTCAAAGTTCCTTGAAATGCTTTGGGCCTATGTGGAATCCTTGCGAAAAAATCGAATCAGGCTGCGTATGAAGTATTGCTTTGCGGTAGATCGCCTTTTGGTCCTGGACTACTGGAAATATACAGTGCCTATGATGGGTGATTATCTGGTGTGGGGGTGTGGCTTCACCATGTATTCCGTCATTATGGGACACTTAGGCAGCGACGCTGTGGCCGCTAATTCGATTGCAAATATCGTAAAGAATTTGATCGTTAGTTTTTGTACCGGCCTTGCCAACGGCGGCGGCATTATCGTGGGTAACGAGTTGGGCATGGGAAATTTGAAACAAGCAAAGCTGTACGGCGGTCTGCTCTGGAAAATGGCGGTTATCGGAGGCGTGGCGTCCGGCCTGCTCCTGCTTGTGTTGTCACCTCTAATTTTGAACGTAACAGTTTTAAGCTCTCAAGCCACCGAATACTTAAAGTGGATGTTACTATTCTGTGCCTGTTATATGGTTGCAAAGGCAATTAACATGACGACAATAGCCGGGATTTTTCCCTCTGGCGGTGATTCCAAGTTTGGCTTGGTATGTGACGCAATCACCATGTGGATTTTTGCTGTTCCAGCCGGTTTCCTTGCGGCGTTTTATTGGAATCTACCCGTTGTCGTTGTATTCCTGATTATCAATTTAGATGAAGTTGTCAAGCTGCCCGCCGCCATTATCCATTATCGGAAATATGGCTGGCTAAAGAATATCACAAGAGAATTAGGAGAGAAACAGGTGCATTGA
- a CDS encoding MATE family efflux transporter, which produces MKDGQDLTTGSVSKKLILFAFPLLLANLLQSFYSIVDMLVVGRLVGETGLAAISNASMISFIINSICIGVTMGGTVLVAQCKGARDETGQIETIGTLFSVALIASVLVTILGLLAYRPLFQMLHVPEDAMQDACDYMKIICCGTVFVFGYNAVCSIMKGYGDSKSSLYFIAAATVVNIILDMILVGPLGMGTKGAAYATIFSQCISLFISIVHLKRKNFVFDFRLRNFAVKSDRLAAVLKVGLPTAVQMVVVNISYLLITGMLNHFGVSVAAASGVGLKVNTFAGMPCWAVGQAVTAMVGQNIGADDIERVKKTTRIGLRLNILVTFMAVVFVQVFAEQIILLFDPASPEVMDAGVLYLRICCGVNSLVYAVLYTFDSFAIGIGSANIAMINALLDAVVVRLPVSWLLAFAAGAGYAGIYIGQAVSPLLPAVVGLLYFRGRGWERKGMGGAI; this is translated from the coding sequence ATGAAAGATGGACAGGATCTGACAACAGGAAGTGTATCAAAAAAGTTGATTTTATTTGCATTCCCTCTGCTGCTTGCCAATCTGCTGCAATCCTTTTACAGCATTGTTGACATGCTGGTTGTCGGTAGGCTTGTGGGAGAAACGGGGCTTGCCGCGATCAGTAATGCATCCATGATAAGTTTTATTATCAATTCGATCTGTATCGGTGTCACAATGGGTGGAACGGTACTGGTGGCACAGTGTAAAGGGGCGAGGGATGAGACCGGGCAGATTGAAACCATAGGGACGTTGTTTTCCGTTGCCCTGATTGCATCCGTTCTGGTTACGATTCTGGGATTACTTGCATACAGACCTCTTTTTCAGATGCTCCATGTTCCGGAGGATGCTATGCAGGATGCCTGTGATTATATGAAGATCATCTGCTGCGGTACGGTATTTGTGTTTGGTTATAACGCGGTGTGTTCTATTATGAAGGGATATGGAGATTCCAAAAGCTCCCTTTACTTTATTGCCGCTGCGACAGTTGTAAATATCATATTGGATATGATTCTGGTGGGGCCGTTGGGCATGGGGACAAAGGGAGCGGCGTATGCCACCATTTTTTCACAGTGTATTTCCCTTTTTATCTCCATTGTCCATCTGAAAAGAAAGAACTTTGTTTTTGATTTTCGGTTAAGGAACTTTGCGGTAAAATCAGACAGGCTGGCGGCTGTTTTAAAAGTTGGGCTGCCGACGGCGGTTCAAATGGTGGTCGTCAATATCTCGTATCTCTTGATCACCGGGATGCTCAATCATTTTGGGGTATCCGTTGCAGCCGCGTCAGGCGTGGGTCTGAAGGTCAATACATTTGCAGGCATGCCCTGCTGGGCGGTCGGGCAGGCGGTGACCGCTATGGTGGGGCAGAATATAGGCGCTGATGATATAGAACGCGTAAAGAAAACTACAAGGATCGGACTGCGCCTAAATATCCTGGTCACGTTTATGGCGGTGGTATTTGTACAGGTATTTGCAGAGCAGATCATCCTGCTGTTTGACCCGGCCAGTCCAGAAGTTATGGATGCAGGGGTTCTTTATCTGAGAATCTGCTGTGGAGTGAACAGCCTGGTCTATGCGGTCTTATATACATTTGATTCCTTTGCGATTGGGATCGGTTCTGCAAACATTGCAATGATAAATGCACTTTTGGACGCTGTGGTCGTCCGGCTGCCTGTAAGCTGGCTGCTGGCATTTGCGGCTGGTGCGGGATATGCAGGTATCTATATCGGGCAGGCGGTTTCTCCGCTTTTGCCTGCGGTCGTGGGGTTGTTGTATTTTAGGGGCAGGGGATGGGAGCGGAAAGGGATGGGCGGAGCTATATAG
- the fsa gene encoding fructose-6-phosphate aldolase — MKFFVDTANVEDIRKANDMGVICGVTTNPSLIAKEGRDFKQVIEEIASIVDGPISGEVKATTTDAEGMIAEGREIAAIHPNMVVKIPMTVEGLKAVKVLTAEGVKTNVTLVFSAAQALLAARAGATYVSPFLGRLDDISMPGIDLIEDITEIFMVHDIKTEVIAASIRNPIHVIDCAKAGADIATVPYGVIEQMTKHPLTTAGIAKFQADYKAVFGE, encoded by the coding sequence ATGAAATTTTTTGTAGATACAGCAAATGTAGAGGATATCAGAAAAGCAAATGACATGGGCGTGATCTGCGGCGTTACCACCAATCCGTCCCTGATCGCCAAGGAGGGCCGTGATTTCAAGCAGGTGATCGAGGAAATTGCCTCCATCGTAGACGGACCGATCAGCGGTGAGGTGAAGGCTACCACCACCGACGCGGAGGGAATGATCGCAGAGGGCCGTGAGATCGCAGCGATCCATCCGAACATGGTCGTGAAGATCCCGATGACTGTGGAAGGCTTGAAAGCAGTCAAGGTGCTCACAGCAGAGGGAGTGAAGACCAACGTGACCCTGGTATTTTCAGCAGCCCAGGCGCTCTTAGCGGCACGCGCAGGCGCAACCTACGTATCTCCGTTTTTGGGACGTCTGGACGATATCTCCATGCCGGGCATCGACCTGATCGAGGATATCACCGAGATCTTTATGGTGCATGATATCAAGACTGAGGTGATCGCAGCCAGCATCCGCAATCCGATCCATGTGATCGACTGCGCAAAGGCGGGCGCAGATATCGCTACGGTACCTTACGGGGTGATCGAGCAGATGACAAAGCATCCGCTGACCACCGCCGGGATCGCCAAGTTCCAGGCGGATTATAAGGCTGTGTTTGGGGAGTAA